The Coffea arabica cultivar ET-39 chromosome 2c, Coffea Arabica ET-39 HiFi, whole genome shotgun sequence genome includes the window AAACACTATGTTGCGAGTAGATAACAAACATACATGTGACCATCTAATTGATGTATCAATTAGCACCATAAAATATCGAAATAGTCCACATGGTGGATCTACAAGTCCACATATATAACACCATGAATTAGTTCTAGAAATGTGGGAGATTCAGTCTCAACTTTAGCTGGTGATGGTCTAACAATTAAATTTCCTTAGGAACaagcaacacaagagaattcatttgattttaataCCTTTTGATTGTTCAATGATTGGTCATGTGAATTCTCAATTATTCGTCTCTTCATAATAGATCGAGAATGTTCGAGATGATCATGCTAAATCATAAAATTATTGGGATAAACAGACTTCTAGCCTGCTAAATGATGAATTTCAATAGCACTTATTTGTGCATAATATAAGccagaagaaagagaaggcaatTTTTCTAATATACATTTTTCCCCAGAAATGgtatttataattaataaaaattcaccatttgtcTCATTTATTGTTTCGATGTGATATCCATTACTGTGGATATCTTTAAAACTCAATAAGTTTCTCCGAGACTTGGGAGAGAGTAGTGCGTTATTTATGACAATTCTAGTTCCTTCAGGGAGAAATAGAGTGGCTCTTCCAGAACTCTTAATTAATTTTGCATCACTGATGGTATTAATATTTGTCTCTCCCATTGTTaaccaagaaaaatattttttatttttcaatatggTGTATGTAGAAACACTATCAACGAGACAAATGTCATCATCACCATTATTTGATCCCAAATATTTAACATTCATTTTTTCTCGATAAGTAGTCAAAAGTTGTTCGGGTAGAATTTTGACAGCGTCTCGTGCTTCACTTTTGCTCAGAGATTAGAGACTCGCATTTTTCCTTCGCTCAAAGTAGAGACTCGTATTTTTCCTTCGCTCAAGGTAGAGGCTCGTGCTAATAACATATtgtgaaactaataaaataaactatcAAAAGTAGAGATTGAAATAGTAGAGCGGAGAGAAATAGAAGAACTATagtattattatatttttttttatcaaagttCTATCAGATTTCAAGGTTACAAAAGAAGTAGGATTCACCCCTACATATAGGTGATCCAAGATCAAGGATACATGAACCCTATTAAATACTAATACATGAATTTAGTATTTCAAGTACATCCATAAATGGGTTCATCCAATATATCAATGAATCTAGAGAGAATACAAGTATTTATCTACTTGAAAATATAAACGGACATCCACATCTTGTAATTTTTCTTGAGAATATCCGCGGACATCCACATCTTGTCATTATTTCATAATATTTCATAtgtttttccaaatttcttttcttttctttttttttttgttaaaagaaaACTATAAATATCAGATAGAAAAGGAGAGAAGTTGAAAATTGAGTAAAGAATCTCCTAGCAACATGATTGGTATTCCTACTAAATGACTTGAGTTTGAGAACTTGAagcctatgttttcagaaccggaccggatagcgactcggccgaggtcaggggtcaggggtcaatgggttcgaccgggggtcgataggggtcgaaccggatgacgtcataaataaaaattattttaaaattaaaatgttatatatataatatctaataatatattgatattaataaaggcatattcatatatatttgatgtttcaaatatatttaacaagaaaatacaaagaaattagaacaatcaagtagcaatttatattatttaataaatattaacaagtttagaattaaaattatgaatttaattgaaaaataacatcaaattttaggacaatatttataaagtatcaaatatttgaggtatatcaataagttttaacaatttagggggtcaaaacataatattaaaaagtttgaattttttttttaaaaaaatactgttgaaccggaaaaaccggttttttcccggtcaaacccggtcaaacccggtttttgaccggctttgaccgggttttaaatttccggttttctaatgtgactcggaccggctacctggccggttcccggttcaaccggttcgaccggccggtccggtccgagtttgaaaacagtGCTTGAAGCCCCTTGTGAATTGCAATCCCATCTTGCTAGAGCCCAGAACAGTTTTAGCAGCCCAAAACTGTTTTAATACCACTGTCCATCAATGAGCAATCCTATTAGCCCACATAGCCTCCAACCAATCAGCAACGAGAATCCACGTATGCTCCGACTTAAGAAGCTACTGGACTCGACTGCCATGCTCTTAAATCTTGACTCCGCAGCAATGGAGGCGAGTGGTCGTCGTCCTCGTCTTCTTCTGCAAATCTGCCTAATTTTCTCAACGTTAATATTAACCTTCTTCTCTCCGGTCGTCAGATCGTCATCGACGCCGGAGCTTCAGATTCTCAGTGCCGAGCGTAGAGTAAGTTCCAATTCTCTTCTACTGTAGTACATTTTGCATCATGAAATGTAAAAAGCTGCTTAACTAGTGAtcacatttcattttctttcgatGATTTATGTTTACCTTGATCAATTTTACCGTGCATATAAATTTATCTGGTTAGATTTTCATTGGAAAGACTTTTGTAGTGTGTTGTGAATTGTAACTCTGcttgaattttgattttgattgattGACGCAGGTTGACTTGAGTTCGCatataattagggtttccttgACGCTTAAGGTATTGATTTTCTCATTTCCTATTTTCAATTTACCTTTCGGCTTATGTTCGCTGAACAAGTTATTGCAATGCGCATGGATGATAACATGAAAAAAAGGTGATTTTTTGTCTCCTGTATATTTTGAACCAATCTCACGGTAAATATGGTTAGGTTTAGACTACTTAACATCTATCTATAAAAGTACTTTAAAGATTTAAACCTTTTGAGAATATTGTTTGGTGTGACCTAAAATTTCGTTAGAAAATTGGTGTAGATCAAACCGTTCGGCATTGCATTTTATATATTGATATCAATTCTTCAATGAGGCAATCCATTCCTATACGTGTATACATTTTCTATGGAATTAGCTGGTGATTTGAGGCTTGAGGGTGTGGATTTCAGCTATTAAAAGCTCAAATTCTGAATTTTCCTGGTTTAAAGTGCGGGCTTCATTGTCCCTGTAAATTCCCAATATATTCACTAGCTTCCtcagaaaaggaaagaagatggAACTCAAGTATTGAGTAGTTGTTGTGAAGTTGGGCTGTATAATGATTCACTCTTTCAAAAATTACAGATTCAGTTATGCATTGTGAGTGCCTTTGGGTTCTGCTTTTTCATGTTTATCTGTGATTTTTGACCTTTAGGTTGAAAATGTTGGCACATCTCCAGCTTCTGAAATTCTTCTTGCCTTCTCGCCTGCACAAGTTGATCATTTAGCGTGGATTAAAGCAGGAGCCCTTGTcgggaagaagaggaagaaatcTTCACTGCCGCTTGATGTAAAACCAAGCAACATACTGGATGGTCCAAATGGAACTAAATACTATTCTGTATTTTTGACCAGCCAACTAGGGAGTGGTGAATCTGTATCCCTAGAAGTACTTTATGTGTTGACTCATTCTCTTGAGCCTTTTCCTGTAGAGATAAGCCAATCCGAGTCTCAGTTGGTTTATTTCCGTGACAGTGCGGTGATACTGTCACCTTACCATATTAAAAGTCAGGAAACATCTTTTAGGACACCAACTAACAAAGTTGAATCATTCACCAGAGTGGTACCAGCTGACCGCTCCGGAACAGAACTAAAATATGGACCATATGAGGAGCGCCCTTCTTACTCGTACAGTCCTGTAATTATTCATTTTGAGAATAATAATCCATTTGCTGTTGTTGAGGAGCTTGTACGTGAAATTGAAATATCCCACTGGGGAAATCTTCAGATAACTGACCATTATAAATTGGCCCATGCTGGTGCTCGACAAAAAGGTGGCTTTTCAAGGTGTGTTGATGACTATTTAAGGAAGCATTTAATATTTCTCACAGGATATAAGTTTGGACCATTGGATCGCTCTTTTCtttagaaaatgaattttgtgatGAAGCATGCTAGTAACCTTGCCAATTATTGTAGATCAGAAGGTCAACAATTGGATCTTTCATACCCATGTCCATCAAGTTATTTGATTTAGTGATGTTTGAGAAAAATTATTgctttttattgatttttataGGAACTCATGATTTTTATATGCCTATACAAACATTGGCTGCTGAATTGAGAAGAACTTAGTTTTATAATATTGAAAATGCAAGAGTATGTTTCCTGTGATTTATAACAGTTGAAATTACTAGACTTATGTAGACATTTATGAGGTTACCTTTATGCTGGTAGTTGTAGATTTTCTCTTTCTCATTTTCATCCTTATGTGCTAAAGCTTCTTTTGGTGACAGGGTTGAATATCAATCTAACCAACCTTTTGGTGGTTCAGCTTCATTTAAGCATCTTTTGGCAGAGCTGCCCCCAAGGGTTCACTCTGTCTACTATAGGGATGATATTGGGAATATTTCATCATCACGATTACGGATAGGTGCTAAGAAGGTTTTCCCTTATCATTCTCCTTCCCGCTTCTTCTGTTCTTCACAAGAACTTTATTATATTTGTTGAGTCACTTTCATTTGTCTTTTACCAAACCTTTTCAATTTTGGCTTTGAAATGTGCATACAGAGAGCAATTCAGAGATGGCTCAAGTGGGAATAGTGGGATCTATGGTGTCCGTATAGAGAATATCTCTTATTAGATTTGACATGTTCTGAAAATATTTTCAACGTTGAAACTTTGTGTAAGATTAATATCTGGTTTCTACTTTCTCTGCAATCATGCATATTTGAGCAAATGTGAGGAATTTCTTGCATATGATCAGTAGATAACTATTCAGCTTAGCATCTGATGATAGAGTGAGTTCTACtctgcattaattgaagaaccAGCAGAAAAAAACCTTTGAACAGACAGCATGAAATTGTTAGTTTTATCATGCATCAGGAGTTGTTGCTAATTCCAAGGAAAAAAATTCTTGTACACACTCATTTATGTAGATATAGACACACCACATGCATATACAAATTCATGTGAACGCATTGAATGCTTGACTTTGATCTATGCAGTCAGAGCTGTTAATAGAGCCTCGCTATCCTCTATTTGGAGGCTGGAAAGCAACTTTTGTCATTGGATATGGGGTGCCGGTACATGATTATCTTTTTGAGTCAGCTGATGGTTCGCGTTACCTGAATTACAATTTTGGATGCCCCCTTGCTGAGACTGTAGTGGACAAGTTAACTATAAAAGTAGGTGGCATTTATGGAATTATATTTTAGAGAAAGACATCCGCTTTTGTATTATTTTGGGCCATGCAGGTAGTGACATTGTTTTATTCAGGTAGTGCTGCCTGAGGGATCAGAAGACCCTTCTGCAGTGATTCCTTTTCAAGTGGAACAGAGGCTGGAGGTAAAAGTCAATGCTGATTGAAAATTTAGCCCTCATATCATTGAGATATagttatttgttttatcattaCTGCATGTGAAAATGAAGTAGGGAGAAGATGTTTTCAAACTGGAAGTCATCCATGAGAATATTCTGTTTTAAATCAGAATGAGCGTAATGCCAATCAAAAGGATCTTGCATCATCCTTTGTGCATGTAATAGCAGCTTTATATTTGCCAGTGGAGCCTAGTAAACTAGGCAATCAATACTTGTAATTATGCT containing:
- the LOC140004262 gene encoding dolichyl-diphosphooligosaccharide--protein glycosyltransferase subunit 1B-like, which gives rise to MSNPISPHSLQPISNENPRMLRLKKLLDSTAMLLNLDSAAMEASGRRPRLLLQICLIFSTLILTFFSPVVRSSSTPELQILSAERRVDLSSHIIRVSLTLKVENVGTSPASEILLAFSPAQVDHLAWIKAGALVGKKRKKSSLPLDVKPSNILDGPNGTKYYSVFLTSQLGSGESVSLEVLYVLTHSLEPFPVEISQSESQLVYFRDSAVILSPYHIKSQETSFRTPTNKVESFTRVVPADRSGTELKYGPYEERPSYSYSPVIIHFENNNPFAVVEELVREIEISHWGNLQITDHYKLAHAGARQKGGFSRVEYQSNQPFGGSASFKHLLAELPPRVHSVYYRDDIGNISSSRLRIGAKKSELLIEPRYPLFGGWKATFVIGYGVPVHDYLFESADGSRYLNYNFGCPLAETVVDKLTIKVVLPEGSEDPSAVIPFQVEQRLEKKHSYLDVVGRTVLVLEKKNVVPDHNSPFQVHYKFNPVFMLAEPLMLVLGFFLLFVASIAYLHMDIAIRKS